The following are encoded in a window of Bradyrhizobium sp. WBOS07 genomic DNA:
- a CDS encoding ABC transporter permease → MELVEAIVLSVLAASTPLLIAATGELVTERSGVLNLGVEGMMIVGAACGFAGAWLTGSIFMGALFGILAGTMMSLIFALMALGLAVNQVATGLALTILGVGLSGLVGAGFVGERITPAVHLSIPGLTDIPLVGRVLFGENAFVYVSIALVVAVWWFLYRTRAGLILRACGDNHVSAHALGYPVLRIRTFAVMFGGACAGLAGAYLPLAYTPFFIPGMTAGRGWIALALVVFSSWRPGRLVVGAYLFGAVTILQLHAQGWGVGIPSQFMSALPYLATIVVLVLLSRARSGGSTAPAALGTVFVPDR, encoded by the coding sequence GTGGAACTCGTTGAAGCCATCGTCCTCTCGGTGCTCGCTGCATCGACGCCGCTCCTGATCGCCGCGACCGGAGAGCTCGTGACCGAGCGCTCCGGCGTGCTCAATCTCGGCGTCGAGGGCATGATGATCGTCGGCGCGGCCTGCGGCTTTGCCGGTGCTTGGCTCACCGGATCGATCTTCATGGGCGCATTGTTCGGCATCCTCGCGGGCACGATGATGTCGCTGATCTTCGCATTGATGGCGCTCGGGCTCGCCGTCAACCAGGTCGCGACGGGGCTTGCGCTGACCATCCTCGGCGTCGGGCTGTCCGGACTGGTCGGTGCCGGCTTCGTCGGCGAGCGCATCACACCGGCAGTTCATCTCTCGATTCCGGGCCTCACCGATATCCCGCTGGTCGGTCGCGTGCTGTTCGGGGAGAACGCTTTCGTCTACGTCTCCATTGCGCTTGTCGTCGCCGTCTGGTGGTTTCTGTACCGCACGCGCGCGGGACTGATCCTGCGCGCCTGCGGCGACAATCACGTCTCCGCACATGCGCTGGGTTATCCCGTGTTGCGCATCCGCACCTTCGCCGTGATGTTCGGTGGCGCATGCGCCGGGCTTGCCGGCGCCTATCTGCCGCTCGCCTATACGCCGTTCTTCATTCCCGGCATGACCGCGGGCCGCGGCTGGATCGCGCTGGCGCTGGTGGTGTTCTCGTCCTGGCGGCCGGGCCGGCTCGTCGTCGGCGCCTATCTCTTCGGCGCCGTCACGATCCTTCAGCTGCATGCGCAAGGCTGGGGCGTCGGCATTCCCTCGCAATTCATGTCGGCGCTGCCTTATCTTGCGACAATCGTCGTTCTGGTTCTGCTCTCCCGCGCGCGCAGCGGCGGCTCGACCGCACCGGCCGCGCTCGGGACCGTGTTCGTCCCTGACCGCTGA
- a CDS encoding BMP family ABC transporter substrate-binding protein, which yields MRKSLLALAATLLLAGSIGAASAADKLKVGFIYLGPIGDLGWTYQHDLGRQALVKELGDKIETTYLENVPEGPDAERSIEQLVRAGNKLIFTTSFGYMDPTLKVAKKYPNVHFEHATGYKRNPNMSTYSARWYQGRYIQGLIAAKMSKSGVLGYIGSFPIPEVVSGINATMLAAQTINPNIKVKIIWANTWFDPGKEADAAKALIDQGADVIMQHTDSPAAMQIASERGKLAFGQDSEMIKFGPKTQLTSILDTWGPYYIERVKAELAGTWKSGDTWGGLDSHMFTMAPYTNMPDEVKKMAEDAQAAITSGKLHPFKCPIVGQDGKPVECKGGDHLDDSQILGMNFYVKGIDDKLPGK from the coding sequence ATGAGGAAATCACTTCTTGCGCTGGCCGCCACACTGTTGCTCGCCGGGAGCATTGGTGCAGCCTCCGCCGCCGACAAGCTGAAGGTCGGCTTCATCTATCTGGGCCCGATCGGAGACTTGGGATGGACCTATCAGCACGATCTGGGGCGCCAGGCTCTGGTGAAGGAATTGGGCGACAAGATCGAGACCACCTATCTCGAGAACGTGCCCGAAGGCCCCGACGCCGAGCGCTCCATCGAGCAGCTCGTCCGCGCCGGCAATAAGCTGATCTTCACGACATCGTTCGGCTACATGGATCCGACGCTGAAGGTCGCCAAGAAATATCCGAACGTACATTTCGAGCACGCCACCGGATACAAGCGCAACCCGAACATGTCGACCTATTCGGCCAGATGGTATCAGGGCCGCTACATTCAGGGCTTGATCGCGGCCAAGATGTCGAAGTCGGGCGTGCTCGGCTATATCGGCTCGTTCCCGATTCCGGAGGTCGTCTCCGGCATCAACGCGACGATGCTGGCGGCGCAGACGATCAACCCGAACATCAAGGTCAAGATCATCTGGGCCAACACCTGGTTCGATCCGGGCAAGGAAGCCGATGCCGCCAAGGCTTTGATCGACCAGGGCGCCGACGTCATCATGCAGCACACGGATTCGCCCGCGGCGATGCAGATCGCCAGCGAACGCGGCAAGCTCGCCTTCGGCCAGGACTCCGAGATGATCAAATTCGGACCGAAGACCCAGCTGACCTCGATCCTCGACACCTGGGGCCCCTATTACATCGAGCGCGTCAAGGCCGAGCTCGCCGGCACCTGGAAGTCCGGAGACACCTGGGGCGGCCTCGACAGCCATATGTTCACGATGGCGCCCTACACCAACATGCCCGACGAGGTGAAGAAAATGGCGGAGGATGCCCAGGCCGCGATCACCTCAGGCAAGCTGCATCCGTTCAAATGCCCGATTGTTGGGCAGGACGGCAAGCCGGTGGAGTGCAAGGGCGGCGATCACCTCGATGACAGCCAGATCCTCGGCATGAATTTCTACGTCAAGGGCATCGACGACAAGCTGCCGGGCAAGTAG
- a CDS encoding 8-oxoguanine deaminase, which produces MSTRPIWIRDPLAILADGAERGIVVTGGRIVELVPAGGTPATADVAVFDASEHVVLPGLINTHHHFYQTLTRALPAAMDRELFPWLQALYPVWARLTPEALELGVSVAMSELLLSGCTTTTDHHYVFPTGLEGAIDIEVGVAKRLGVRVLLTRGSMNLSQRDGGLPPDSVVQDEDTILADSARVVAVHHQRGPDAMVQIALAPCSPFSVTTSLMRATADLADKLDVRLHTHLAETEDENKFCEQMYGCRPLDYLEQCGWLNARTWLAHGIFFNADEIKRLGKARTTISHCACSNQLLASGCCPVCEMEEAGVGIGLGVDGSASNDGSNLMQEVRAAFLLQRARYGVTKVSHKDALRWATKGSAACVGRPELGEIAVGKAADLALFKLDELRFSGHGDPLAALVLCGAHRADRVMVAGQWVVIDGAIPGLDVADLVRRHSSAARAMQVG; this is translated from the coding sequence ATGAGCACAAGGCCGATCTGGATCAGGGATCCCCTGGCGATCCTCGCCGACGGTGCCGAGCGCGGGATTGTGGTGACGGGCGGCCGGATCGTCGAGCTGGTGCCGGCCGGCGGCACGCCTGCGACCGCCGATGTCGCGGTGTTCGATGCAAGCGAGCACGTCGTGCTGCCGGGCCTGATCAACACCCATCATCACTTCTACCAGACGCTGACGCGGGCGCTGCCGGCGGCGATGGACCGCGAGCTGTTTCCCTGGCTCCAGGCACTCTACCCGGTGTGGGCGAGGCTGACGCCTGAGGCACTCGAGCTCGGCGTCTCCGTGGCGATGTCCGAGCTGCTGCTGTCGGGCTGCACCACCACGACCGATCATCATTACGTTTTCCCGACAGGACTCGAAGGCGCCATCGACATCGAGGTCGGCGTCGCAAAGCGGCTCGGCGTCCGCGTGCTGCTGACGCGCGGCTCGATGAACCTGTCACAGCGCGACGGCGGCTTGCCGCCCGACAGCGTGGTGCAGGACGAAGACACGATCCTCGCCGACAGCGCGCGCGTGGTCGCCGTACATCACCAGCGTGGTCCGGACGCGATGGTGCAGATCGCGCTGGCGCCGTGCTCGCCGTTCTCGGTGACGACGTCCCTGATGCGCGCAACCGCCGATCTCGCCGACAAGCTCGATGTGCGGCTGCACACCCATCTCGCCGAGACCGAGGATGAGAACAAGTTCTGCGAGCAGATGTATGGCTGCCGCCCGCTCGATTATCTCGAACAATGCGGCTGGCTGAATGCGCGAACCTGGCTCGCTCACGGCATTTTCTTCAACGCCGACGAGATCAAGCGGCTCGGCAAGGCCAGGACGACCATCAGCCATTGCGCGTGCAGCAACCAGTTGCTGGCGTCGGGCTGCTGTCCGGTCTGCGAGATGGAGGAGGCCGGCGTCGGGATTGGGCTCGGCGTGGATGGCTCGGCCTCGAACGACGGATCGAACCTGATGCAGGAGGTACGGGCCGCATTCCTGCTGCAACGGGCCCGCTATGGCGTCACGAAAGTCAGCCACAAGGATGCGTTGCGCTGGGCCACCAAGGGCTCGGCGGCCTGCGTCGGCCGGCCGGAACTCGGCGAGATCGCCGTCGGGAAGGCGGCCGATCTCGCGCTGTTCAAGCTGGACGAGCTGCGCTTCTCCGGCCACGGCGATCCCCTGGCCGCGCTGGTGCTGTGCGGGGCGCATCGGGCCGACCGCGTGATGGTAGCTGGACAATGGGTCGTGATCGACGGTGCGATTCCGGGTCTGGATGTCGCCGATCTCGTCCGTCGCCACAGTTCCGCGGCGCGGGCCATGCAGGTGGGATAG
- a CDS encoding FAD binding domain-containing protein: MDLNTITAVAHPQTRAQLPVWTAGDAWLAGGTWLFSEPQTHLTRLIDLTDLKWPALSVTETHLSIAATCTIAQLDGFVCPPDWRAAPLIGQCCRAFLASFKIWKTATIGGNLCMSLPAGPMISLASALDGVCTVWKAGGGEQKIPVIDFITGNQRNRLTPGDLLRQIDIPIAALKRRTAFRQISLAPVGRSAALLIGSLDADGTLTLTVTASTVRPIRLSFRGVPDASALHAAIAQQITDDLYHNDIHGQPLWRKHMTLRLAEEIRRELLGATP; encoded by the coding sequence ATGGACTTGAATACCATCACAGCGGTCGCCCATCCGCAAACGCGCGCACAGCTGCCGGTTTGGACGGCGGGAGATGCTTGGCTGGCAGGCGGCACCTGGTTGTTCTCGGAGCCGCAGACTCATCTGACACGGTTGATCGATCTCACCGATCTGAAATGGCCGGCGCTGTCGGTCACCGAGACCCATCTCAGCATCGCCGCGACCTGCACCATCGCACAGCTCGATGGTTTCGTCTGCCCGCCTGATTGGCGCGCAGCGCCGCTGATCGGCCAATGCTGCCGGGCCTTTCTGGCCTCGTTCAAGATCTGGAAGACCGCGACCATCGGCGGCAATCTCTGCATGTCGCTGCCGGCAGGGCCCATGATCTCGCTCGCTTCCGCGCTCGACGGCGTCTGCACCGTCTGGAAGGCCGGTGGCGGCGAGCAGAAGATTCCGGTCATCGACTTCATCACCGGCAACCAGCGCAATCGCCTGACGCCGGGTGACCTGCTTCGCCAGATCGATATTCCGATTGCCGCGTTGAAGCGCCGCACGGCGTTTCGCCAGATCTCGCTGGCACCGGTCGGCCGCTCCGCGGCGCTCCTCATCGGCAGCCTCGATGCCGATGGCACGTTGACGCTCACGGTTACCGCATCGACGGTACGGCCGATCCGGCTGTCCTTTCGCGGCGTCCCGGACGCGAGTGCATTGCACGCGGCGATCGCGCAGCAGATCACGGACGATCTGTACCACAACGACATCCACGGCCAGCCGCTCTGGCGCAAGCACATGACATTGCGGCTCGCCGAGGAGATTCGCCGCGAGCTCCTGGGAGCGACGCCGTGA